Proteins from a single region of Streptomyces sp. TN58:
- a CDS encoding siderophore-interacting protein, translating into MAVGKGWEGVVLKLLRGKDFTFTVTGAEDVTEHYRRVSFTDGGLLAAVGASLHPTMWVRVWFQNAGRPHQRAYTLVDPDPQTGTFCFEFALHDGVASDWARGAKPGDTIEATVQGTGFTAPAPAPERLLVIGDPASLPAVNSLLDAFPATPATIWFETQHASDAELPVRLDADRHDIRRVRRDGTSLADRVRAELPELLGDPAAAYVWLACDTATTRELTAYLRKDLGLPKQRVNGLGYWRADV; encoded by the coding sequence ATGGCGGTCGGCAAGGGTTGGGAAGGCGTGGTCCTCAAGCTCCTTCGGGGCAAGGACTTCACGTTCACGGTGACCGGGGCGGAGGACGTCACGGAGCACTACCGCCGGGTGTCCTTCACCGACGGCGGACTGCTGGCCGCGGTTGGGGCGTCGCTGCACCCCACGATGTGGGTGCGGGTCTGGTTCCAGAACGCCGGCCGGCCGCACCAGCGGGCGTACACCCTCGTCGACCCGGATCCGCAGACCGGCACCTTCTGCTTCGAGTTCGCGCTGCACGACGGCGTCGCCAGCGACTGGGCGCGCGGCGCCAAGCCGGGCGACACCATCGAGGCCACCGTCCAGGGCACCGGTTTCACCGCCCCGGCGCCTGCCCCGGAACGCCTGCTGGTCATCGGCGACCCCGCGTCCCTCCCGGCGGTCAACTCGCTGCTGGACGCCTTCCCCGCCACGCCCGCCACCATCTGGTTCGAGACCCAGCACGCCTCGGACGCGGAGCTGCCCGTACGCCTGGACGCCGACCGGCACGACATCCGCCGGGTGCGGCGGGACGGTACGTCCCTGGCCGACCGGGTCCGGGCAGAACTGCCGGAGCTGCTCGGCGACCCCGCGGCGGCATACGTCTGGCTGGCCTGCGACACGGCGACCACGCGCGAGCTGACGGCCTACCTGCGCAAGGACCTCGGCCTGCCGAAGCAGAGGGTGAACGGCCTGGGCTACTGGCGGGCGGACGTCTGA
- a CDS encoding signal peptidase I has protein sequence MNDDLTIYTGKAAPDAAADRGWLLGHFKDPADPRHSEDVEIKWGVHPKGDERERWATAERRTALLVLISGRFRLEFPGRTVVLAEQGDYVLWGRGVDHSWYAEEDAVVLTVRWPSIPGYRVDEPEDRAGAHSATSAAPVGSAVASPIGSTAGT, from the coding sequence GTGAACGACGACCTCACCATCTACACCGGCAAGGCCGCCCCCGACGCCGCCGCCGACCGCGGCTGGCTCCTCGGCCACTTCAAGGACCCGGCCGATCCCCGTCACAGCGAGGACGTGGAGATCAAATGGGGTGTCCACCCGAAGGGCGACGAACGGGAGCGCTGGGCCACCGCCGAGAGGCGCACCGCGCTGCTGGTCCTGATCAGCGGACGCTTCCGGCTGGAGTTCCCGGGCCGGACCGTCGTCCTCGCCGAGCAGGGCGACTACGTGCTCTGGGGCCGCGGCGTCGACCACTCCTGGTACGCGGAGGAGGACGCCGTCGTCCTCACCGTCCGCTGGCCCTCGATCCCCGGCTACCGGGTGGACGAGCCCGAAGACCGGGCCGGCGCCCACTCCGCCACCTCGGCGGCGCCCGTCGGGAGCGCCGTCGCAAGCCCCATCGGGAGCACCGCCGGGACCTGA
- a CDS encoding GNAT family N-acetyltransferase, with product MDPDELLKVRARYDAEVREGARPDGADARVERVGGVVRQSAPGLGWNGVLWSDLDEGTADGQIAAQVAFFAEHGCPDFEWKLYRHDRPADLGDRLRAAGFVPDPPETLMVGRTADLARLPVEPPEGVALRVVTDEAGVDLMMRVHAGAFGTERPRIREALLGRLRDEPETIAAVVAMAGGVPVSAARMEMRPGTAFAGLWGGGTLPQWRGRGIYRALVAHRARVAAELGIPYLQVDASEDSRPILERLGFGVAGVTVPYVWTRPAESTRARP from the coding sequence ATGGATCCCGATGAGCTGCTGAAGGTGCGCGCCCGGTACGACGCCGAGGTGCGCGAGGGCGCGCGCCCGGACGGCGCGGACGCCCGCGTGGAGCGGGTGGGAGGGGTCGTCCGGCAGAGCGCGCCCGGCCTCGGATGGAACGGCGTCCTCTGGTCCGATCTCGACGAGGGGACGGCGGACGGGCAGATCGCGGCGCAGGTGGCGTTCTTCGCGGAGCACGGCTGCCCGGACTTCGAGTGGAAGCTGTACCGCCACGACCGGCCGGCGGACCTCGGGGACCGGCTGCGGGCGGCGGGCTTCGTACCGGATCCGCCGGAGACGCTGATGGTGGGGCGGACGGCCGACCTCGCGCGGCTTCCGGTGGAGCCGCCGGAGGGCGTCGCCCTGCGTGTGGTGACGGACGAGGCCGGCGTCGACCTGATGATGCGGGTCCACGCGGGGGCATTCGGTACGGAGCGGCCCCGCATCCGGGAGGCGCTGCTGGGACGGCTTCGCGACGAGCCGGAGACCATCGCCGCGGTCGTCGCGATGGCGGGCGGCGTCCCGGTGAGCGCGGCCCGGATGGAGATGCGGCCGGGCACGGCCTTCGCCGGCCTGTGGGGCGGCGGCACGCTCCCGCAGTGGCGCGGCCGGGGCATCTACCGTGCGCTGGTCGCGCACCGGGCCCGTGTCGCGGCGGAGCTCGGCATCCCCTACCTCCAGGTGGACGCATCCGAGGACAGCCGTCCGATCCTGGAGCGGCTGGGCTTCGGGGTGGCGGGGGTGACGGTGCCGTATGTCTGGACGCGGCCGGCGGAGTCGACGCGGGCCCGGCCGTAG
- a CDS encoding protein kinase domain-containing protein — protein MTSQNLHIGPDAAADRYRLLRSIGRGGEAVLYLAEIELAGGSEPVVVKVLDSKTTITPEVFDRISQKWNEQAELLRFVHRPGVVGVREHFEGPPIHRAGESSTLTGRALVLVMNHVDGLDLRDWRAERTLTTAAERREVMRTLEQLAEVLDWLHSGKATPSGRQVVHGDLSPGNVMVDAHGQATLVDFGLSKLTADHQTAEVWFTPGYAAPEVFEGKRTPGTDRYAFGAIAYFLLSGESPPASPQQLARAMAELPQIAVLDAEQRARITALYAEEPTRRPVNLAGWMKDLRRAVVSTTASTTSRRSALQDSPPKPAAPPPPVVPPQPAALPAQPAEAPSQPPPYVATAPATAPDPAAAPDPAATAAPPAGVPDAVPAGYGPAAYQPAPGAPGTGTAPEPPPAGEVKRKRTGVILGSAAAVVVLAVLAVIGVQLLGNRDKAGAAGDGKAGGDGTPAAAAPVSPTPSPPQETDASTPEASASPDGSSTPNAPGAVKDSNVADLTVLASVGNGDHFEVGSAKLNTTEYGAALLGSCYYGAAIEYDVNRAWSTLEFTAGIDDGSTVEQARLTISVDDKPAIFSELVHLGKPVTKSLDVKGALRLRIKVEEGCKGRGNAVLAAPVLKR, from the coding sequence TTGACCAGCCAGAATCTGCACATCGGGCCGGACGCGGCAGCGGACCGCTATCGCCTGCTCAGGTCCATCGGGCGCGGCGGGGAGGCCGTGCTCTACCTCGCGGAGATCGAACTCGCGGGCGGGTCGGAGCCCGTGGTCGTCAAGGTGCTCGACTCCAAGACCACCATCACGCCCGAGGTCTTCGACCGCATCAGCCAGAAGTGGAACGAGCAGGCCGAACTGCTGAGATTCGTCCACCGCCCCGGAGTCGTGGGGGTGCGGGAGCACTTCGAGGGACCGCCGATCCACCGGGCCGGGGAGTCGTCCACCCTGACCGGACGGGCGCTCGTGCTCGTCATGAACCACGTCGACGGGCTCGACCTGCGGGACTGGCGGGCCGAGCGCACCCTCACCACGGCCGCCGAGCGGCGCGAGGTCATGCGGACCCTGGAGCAGCTGGCCGAGGTACTGGACTGGCTGCACTCGGGGAAGGCCACGCCGTCGGGGCGCCAGGTGGTGCACGGCGACCTCTCCCCCGGCAATGTGATGGTCGACGCGCACGGCCAGGCCACGCTGGTGGACTTCGGCCTCAGCAAGCTGACCGCCGACCACCAGACTGCGGAGGTCTGGTTCACCCCCGGCTACGCGGCACCCGAGGTGTTCGAAGGCAAGCGGACGCCGGGCACCGACCGGTACGCCTTCGGGGCGATCGCGTACTTCCTGCTCAGCGGGGAGTCGCCGCCCGCCTCTCCGCAGCAGCTGGCCCGGGCGATGGCCGAGCTGCCGCAGATCGCGGTACTGGACGCCGAGCAGCGGGCGCGGATCACCGCACTCTACGCGGAGGAGCCCACCCGGCGGCCGGTGAACCTCGCCGGATGGATGAAGGACCTGCGCCGCGCGGTGGTGTCCACGACCGCCTCCACGACGTCGCGGCGGTCCGCCCTCCAGGACTCCCCGCCGAAGCCCGCGGCGCCTCCGCCGCCCGTCGTACCGCCCCAGCCGGCCGCGCTGCCGGCCCAGCCCGCCGAGGCGCCGTCCCAGCCGCCGCCGTACGTGGCGACCGCGCCGGCGACGGCGCCCGACCCGGCGGCAGCGCCCGACCCGGCCGCGACCGCGGCGCCGCCCGCCGGCGTGCCCGACGCGGTGCCCGCCGGCTACGGCCCGGCGGCGTACCAACCGGCCCCGGGAGCGCCGGGAACCGGCACCGCCCCGGAGCCGCCGCCCGCCGGCGAGGTGAAGAGGAAGCGGACCGGGGTGATCCTGGGCTCGGCGGCCGCCGTGGTGGTCCTGGCCGTACTCGCGGTGATCGGCGTACAGCTCCTGGGGAACAGGGACAAGGCCGGCGCCGCCGGGGACGGCAAGGCCGGCGGGGACGGCACCCCGGCGGCCGCGGCCCCTGTGTCACCGACGCCCTCGCCACCGCAGGAGACCGACGCGTCCACACCCGAGGCCTCCGCGAGCCCGGACGGATCCTCCACCCCCAATGCCCCGGGGGCGGTCAAGGACAGCAACGTCGCCGACCTGACCGTACTGGCCTCGGTGGGCAACGGCGACCACTTCGAGGTCGGCTCCGCCAAGCTGAACACCACCGAGTACGGGGCGGCGCTGCTCGGCAGCTGCTACTACGGCGCGGCCATCGAGTACGACGTCAACAGGGCCTGGTCCACGCTGGAGTTCACCGCCGGGATCGACGACGGCTCGACCGTGGAGCAGGCACGGCTGACGATCTCGGTGGACGACAAGCCCGCGATCTTCTCCGAGCTGGTCCACCTGGGCAAGCCGGTCACCAAGTCCCTGGACGTCAAGGGCGCCCTGCGGCTGCGCATCAAGGTGGAAGAGGGCTGCAAGGGCCGTGGCAACGCCGTCCTGGCGGCCCCGGTCCTCAAGCGCTGA
- the gatB gene encoding Asp-tRNA(Asn)/Glu-tRNA(Gln) amidotransferase subunit GatB, which yields MTTFTELLSYEDALASYDPVMGLEVHVELGTRTKMFCGCSTELGAEPNSQTCPTCLGLPGSLPVVNAIGVESAVKIGLALNCEIAEWCRFARKNYFYPDMPKNFQTSQYDEPIAFNGYLDVQLEDGEIFRVEIERAHMEEDTGKSLHVGGATGRIHGASHSLLDYNRAGIPLIEIVTKPIEGAGARAPEVAKAYVAELREVIKALGVSEARMDKGQMRCDVNLSLRPTPESEFGTRSETKNVNSLRSVERAARFEIQRHAAVLSSGGSIVQETRHFHEEDGSTTAGRIKDNAEDYRYFPEPDLVPVAPAREWVEELRAGLPEMPRVRRNRLREEWGVNEHDMQSILNAGAVDSIVATIEEGADSAAARKWWMGELARNANERGVTVDELPITPAQVARVAALVAAGDLNDKLARQVIEGVLAGEGTPDEVVEKRGLKVVSDEGALGAAVDEAIAGNAAIADKIRGGKIAAVGALVGAVMKTTRGQADAARVKELILERLGVSEG from the coding sequence GTGACCACCTTCACCGAACTGCTGTCGTACGAGGACGCCCTGGCGTCGTACGACCCCGTCATGGGCCTTGAGGTCCATGTCGAGCTCGGCACCAGGACCAAGATGTTCTGCGGCTGCTCGACCGAGCTCGGCGCCGAGCCCAACTCGCAGACCTGCCCCACCTGCCTCGGCCTGCCCGGCTCCCTCCCGGTCGTCAACGCCATCGGCGTCGAGTCCGCCGTCAAGATCGGTCTCGCGCTGAACTGCGAGATCGCCGAGTGGTGCCGCTTCGCCCGGAAGAACTACTTCTATCCGGACATGCCGAAGAACTTCCAGACCTCCCAGTACGACGAGCCCATCGCCTTCAACGGCTACCTGGACGTCCAGCTGGAGGACGGCGAGATCTTCCGCGTGGAGATCGAGCGCGCCCACATGGAGGAGGACACCGGCAAGTCGCTGCACGTCGGCGGCGCCACCGGCCGTATCCACGGAGCGTCCCACTCCCTGCTGGACTACAACCGCGCCGGCATCCCGCTCATCGAGATCGTCACCAAGCCGATCGAGGGCGCGGGCGCACGGGCCCCCGAGGTCGCCAAGGCGTACGTCGCCGAGCTGCGCGAGGTCATCAAGGCGCTCGGCGTCTCCGAGGCCCGCATGGACAAGGGGCAGATGCGCTGCGACGTGAACCTGTCGCTGCGCCCGACCCCCGAGTCCGAGTTCGGCACCCGCAGCGAGACCAAGAACGTCAACTCGCTGCGCTCCGTCGAGCGCGCCGCCCGCTTCGAGATCCAGCGCCACGCGGCGGTGCTCTCGTCGGGCGGGTCGATCGTGCAGGAGACCCGGCACTTCCACGAGGAGGACGGCTCCACCACGGCCGGCCGCATCAAGGACAACGCCGAGGACTACCGGTACTTCCCCGAGCCCGACCTGGTCCCCGTCGCCCCGGCCCGTGAGTGGGTCGAGGAGCTGCGCGCCGGTCTGCCCGAGATGCCGCGCGTGCGCCGCAACCGCCTCCGCGAGGAGTGGGGCGTCAACGAGCACGACATGCAGTCGATCCTCAACGCGGGCGCGGTGGACTCCATCGTCGCCACCATCGAGGAGGGCGCCGACTCGGCCGCCGCCCGCAAGTGGTGGATGGGCGAGCTGGCCCGCAACGCCAACGAGCGGGGCGTCACCGTCGACGAGCTGCCGATCACCCCGGCGCAGGTCGCGCGGGTCGCGGCCCTGGTCGCGGCCGGCGACCTGAACGACAAGCTGGCCCGCCAGGTCATCGAGGGCGTCCTCGCCGGCGAGGGCACCCCGGACGAGGTCGTCGAGAAGCGCGGCCTGAAGGTCGTCTCGGACGAGGGCGCGCTCGGCGCGGCCGTCGACGAGGCCATCGCGGGCAACGCGGCCATCGCCGACAAGATCCGCGGCGGCAAGATCGCCGCGGTCGGCGCCCTGGTCGGCGCGGTCATGAAGACCACCCGCGGCCAGGCCGACGCGGCGCGCGTCAAGGAGCTCATCCTGGAGCGCCTGGGCGTCTCCGAGGGCTGA
- a CDS encoding GNAT family N-acetyltransferase, translated as MTSAKSPSAASSSPVSPSPRQPVHSHFAEGFGTVTVTPVDPAADAGLIHRWVTQERARFWGMGGASRELVREIYEDVDRRTTHHAFIVALEGAPAGLFQTYECEADRVSECYDVQPGDVGLHLLIAPGEGAPRPGFSAALLTAFLSFVFSDPAARRLVAEPDARNAKAIARLERTGFVLGPEVVLPEIDLPEIYLPAKPARLAFLGAPAAPSAGSR; from the coding sequence ATGACCTCCGCCAAGTCCCCCTCCGCCGCGTCGTCCTCCCCCGTGTCCCCCTCGCCCAGGCAGCCGGTCCACAGCCACTTCGCCGAGGGCTTCGGGACCGTCACCGTCACCCCGGTCGACCCGGCCGCCGACGCCGGGCTGATCCACCGCTGGGTCACGCAGGAACGGGCCCGCTTCTGGGGCATGGGCGGCGCCAGTCGCGAACTGGTCCGGGAGATCTACGAGGACGTCGACCGCCGCACCACCCACCACGCCTTCATCGTGGCCCTGGAGGGCGCGCCGGCCGGGCTGTTCCAGACGTACGAGTGCGAGGCGGACCGGGTCAGCGAGTGCTACGACGTCCAGCCCGGCGATGTAGGCCTGCACCTGCTGATCGCCCCCGGCGAGGGCGCGCCGCGGCCCGGCTTCAGCGCGGCGCTGCTGACGGCCTTCCTCTCCTTCGTGTTCTCCGACCCGGCCGCGCGGCGCCTGGTCGCCGAGCCGGACGCCCGCAACGCCAAGGCCATCGCACGGCTGGAGCGCACCGGGTTCGTGCTCGGCCCGGAGGTCGTGCTCCCCGAGATCGACCTGCCGGAGATCTACCTCCCGGCGAAGCCGGCCCGCCTCGCCTTCCTCGGCGCTCCGGCGGCGCCGTCCGCGGGAAGTCGCTGA
- a CDS encoding penicillin acylase family protein — protein MHIGEESSVSSVSSGSDPESNTGAQGGPHGQTPASYDVFRDPWGIPHLRAADELGLAHAQGRVTAFDRAWQLEVERHRAEGSSASFLGPDSVVWDRFARQSRLGDTARLCYEAMEADDPATAAWVRAYVDGVNTGLASGAARDERFARTGLAPSPWEPWVPLAIWISTHILFAGFPTKLWRERVARALGDEALTLFATDGPRIAGSNGWMVPGDRTATGAAIIAGDPHRFIEDPGVYQQIRLSCPDYDVLGLAVPGVPGLAHFGHTGSAAWAITNAMSDYQDLYVERLRRVEGGGEGEGRGTAVEALGPDGVWEPVARHTETIAVAGGDDVEVEVLETSRGPVVVHADGDPGAEPGDAEPGAGGGSQTLSLRYPPRVRRDLGFAALPALLRARTVADIDRALDGWAEPVNVVHAADTQGGLLHRVAGAVPLRHPANRLRPVPAWDPGHAWQGWAPTPAEPVQGFAVMANARGIASPLGVEFAPPHRADRIRELLSGSADWSPKAMADVHRDTYLASAEPLLALLPGFEDLTPAARELRARLLAWDRRMEAESTDATVFAAFRTATVRRFAADPVFADLAGAPSGPAVFHPWLYLLPKIGYALEGLLTTSLVPELDRAAHVRAALEETAAAGSADAGVPWSQVHRLAPWQAVPTPDTPEWPGLGGDHDCVNATSSVPGFTDLTARASAARYVWDLARREDSLWAVPLGADGVTGAPHHRDQLLLWARCELVPVVTDWARLTKDSI, from the coding sequence ATGCACATCGGGGAAGAGAGCAGCGTGAGCAGTGTGAGCAGCGGAAGCGACCCGGAGTCGAACACGGGTGCCCAGGGCGGGCCCCACGGGCAGACCCCGGCATCCTACGACGTCTTCCGCGACCCCTGGGGCATCCCCCACCTGCGCGCTGCGGACGAGCTCGGGCTCGCCCACGCCCAGGGCCGCGTCACGGCCTTCGACCGCGCCTGGCAGCTGGAGGTCGAACGGCACCGCGCCGAGGGCTCCAGCGCCTCCTTCCTCGGCCCGGACTCCGTCGTCTGGGACCGGTTCGCCCGCCAGAGCCGCCTCGGCGACACCGCCCGCCTCTGCTACGAGGCCATGGAGGCCGACGACCCCGCGACCGCCGCCTGGGTGCGCGCCTACGTCGACGGCGTCAACACCGGCCTGGCCTCCGGAGCCGCCCGCGACGAGCGCTTCGCCCGCACGGGCCTGGCGCCCTCGCCCTGGGAGCCGTGGGTACCGCTGGCGATCTGGATCTCGACGCACATCCTGTTCGCCGGCTTCCCGACCAAGCTGTGGCGCGAGCGGGTGGCCCGCGCCCTCGGCGACGAGGCGCTCACCCTCTTCGCCACCGACGGCCCCCGCATCGCCGGCAGCAACGGCTGGATGGTGCCGGGCGACCGCACCGCCACCGGGGCGGCGATCATCGCGGGCGACCCGCACCGGTTCATCGAGGACCCGGGCGTCTACCAGCAGATCCGCCTGTCCTGCCCGGACTACGACGTCCTCGGCCTCGCCGTCCCCGGTGTGCCCGGCCTCGCCCACTTCGGGCACACCGGCTCCGCCGCCTGGGCCATCACCAACGCGATGTCCGACTACCAGGACCTGTACGTCGAGCGGCTGCGCCGCGTCGAGGGCGGAGGCGAGGGCGAGGGCCGCGGCACCGCCGTCGAGGCGCTCGGCCCGGACGGCGTCTGGGAGCCGGTCGCACGCCACACCGAGACCATCGCCGTGGCAGGCGGCGACGACGTCGAGGTGGAGGTCCTGGAGACCTCCCGCGGCCCGGTGGTCGTCCACGCGGACGGCGACCCGGGCGCGGAGCCGGGCGACGCCGAGCCTGGCGCCGGCGGCGGCTCGCAGACGCTCTCCCTGCGCTACCCGCCCCGCGTGCGGCGCGACCTCGGCTTCGCCGCCCTGCCCGCCCTGCTGCGCGCCCGTACCGTCGCCGACATCGACCGCGCCCTCGACGGCTGGGCCGAGCCGGTCAACGTCGTGCACGCCGCCGACACCCAGGGCGGCCTGCTGCACCGCGTGGCGGGCGCCGTGCCGCTGCGCCACCCCGCCAACCGGCTGCGGCCCGTACCCGCGTGGGACCCGGGGCACGCCTGGCAGGGCTGGGCGCCGACGCCCGCCGAGCCGGTGCAGGGCTTCGCCGTGATGGCGAACGCGCGCGGCATCGCCTCTCCGCTCGGCGTGGAGTTCGCGCCACCGCACCGCGCCGACCGCATCCGCGAGCTGCTCAGCGGCTCCGCGGACTGGTCCCCCAAGGCGATGGCCGACGTACACCGGGACACCTATCTGGCCTCGGCCGAGCCGCTGCTCGCCCTGCTGCCCGGCTTCGAGGACCTGACGCCGGCCGCGCGGGAGCTGCGTGCCCGGCTGCTGGCCTGGGACCGGCGGATGGAGGCCGAGAGCACCGACGCCACCGTCTTCGCGGCCTTCCGGACCGCGACCGTACGGCGTTTCGCCGCCGACCCCGTCTTCGCGGACCTGGCGGGGGCGCCGTCCGGGCCGGCGGTGTTCCACCCGTGGCTGTACCTGCTTCCCAAGATCGGCTACGCGCTCGAAGGCCTGCTCACCACCTCCCTCGTACCGGAGCTGGACCGCGCCGCGCATGTCCGCGCCGCCCTGGAGGAGACGGCCGCGGCGGGCTCCGCCGACGCCGGCGTCCCGTGGTCGCAAGTCCACCGCCTGGCCCCCTGGCAGGCGGTTCCCACCCCGGACACCCCGGAGTGGCCCGGCCTCGGCGGTGACCACGACTGCGTGAACGCCACCTCCTCCGTGCCCGGTTTCACCGACCTCACCGCCCGCGCGTCGGCCGCCCGCTACGTCTGGGACCTGGCCCGCCGCGAGGACAGCCTCTGGGCGGTCCCGCTGGGCGCGGACGGCGTCACGGGAGCCCCCCACCACCGCGATCAGCTCCTGCTGTGGGCGCGCTGCGAACTCGTCCCCGTCGTCACCGACTGGGCCCGGCTCACCAAGGATTCGATATGA
- a CDS encoding DinB family protein, which translates to MERISPPLTGDERETLRIFLDYHRATLAWKCEGLDDEQLRRASMPPSTLSLLGLVRHMGEVERHWFRRVLGGEELPHLWSDTHDFQAAYDASGCTRAEAFTAWQEEVAHARRIEAAAESLEVTAYVPSWKEEASLRLVMLHLIHEYARHNGHADLLREAIDGATGA; encoded by the coding sequence ATGGAACGCATCAGCCCGCCCCTCACCGGCGATGAGCGCGAGACGCTACGGATCTTCCTCGACTACCACCGCGCCACTCTCGCCTGGAAGTGCGAGGGCCTCGACGACGAGCAGTTGCGCCGCGCCTCGATGCCTCCGTCCACCCTGTCGCTGCTGGGCCTGGTCCGGCACATGGGCGAGGTCGAGCGGCACTGGTTCCGGCGGGTCCTGGGCGGCGAGGAGCTTCCGCACCTGTGGTCCGACACCCACGACTTCCAGGCCGCCTACGACGCCTCCGGGTGCACCCGCGCCGAGGCCTTCACCGCGTGGCAGGAGGAGGTCGCGCACGCCCGCCGCATCGAGGCCGCGGCCGAGTCCCTGGAGGTGACGGCGTACGTGCCGAGTTGGAAGGAGGAGGCCTCGCTGCGCCTGGTCATGCTGCACCTCATCCACGAGTACGCGCGGCACAACGGCCACGCCGACCTCCTGCGAGAGGCGATCGACGGGGCGACCGGCGCCTGA